Proteins from a genomic interval of Pseudoalteromonas sp. MEBiC 03607:
- a CDS encoding transporter substrate-binding domain-containing protein: MSNNPLPLIYSAFLVLLLLSRSVQAEQPPVLKYNVTGSGNYFPYYTNDKREPGILPEIIRRVMQLADIQAKHVELPAKRTVKYLHLGHIDFDVISLEWLSQTEKQNPQFIYSDSLFTIEEYLVSLKSNVTNWQQLEAIKNQPVGTILGYYYYDDNHFKRVDFSSEKQLIEALKLKRIEVVILDKLPALYWAQQFNADIDFGALHSRGNLKIRLRAEHQALLPKINMAIDELKQSGRLDAIINKYTKNIPPQ, from the coding sequence ATGTCAAATAATCCATTGCCCCTAATTTACTCGGCTTTCTTAGTTTTATTACTTCTTTCACGGTCTGTACAAGCGGAACAACCACCCGTACTTAAATACAATGTCACGGGATCTGGAAACTATTTTCCATATTACACAAACGATAAACGTGAACCGGGGATATTGCCTGAAATTATCAGGCGAGTTATGCAGCTCGCTGACATACAAGCAAAACATGTAGAGCTGCCAGCCAAACGTACCGTTAAATATCTTCATCTTGGGCACATCGACTTTGATGTAATTAGCCTTGAATGGTTAAGCCAAACCGAAAAGCAAAACCCACAATTTATTTATTCAGATAGCTTATTTACCATTGAAGAGTACCTAGTAAGTTTGAAAAGTAATGTGACCAATTGGCAACAGCTTGAGGCCATAAAAAATCAACCTGTTGGTACTATACTTGGCTATTATTACTACGACGACAACCACTTTAAACGGGTCGATTTTAGTTCTGAAAAGCAACTTATTGAGGCTCTAAAACTAAAACGTATTGAGGTAGTCATTCTAGATAAACTGCCTGCGCTGTATTGGGCTCAGCAATTTAATGCTGATATCGACTTTGGCGCGCTACACTCGCGTGGTAACCTAAAAATTCGCCTACGTGCTGAACACCAAGCATTGCTACCAAAGATAAATATGGCTATCGATGAGTTAAAACAATCCGGCCGCCTTGATGCCATCATCAACAAATATACGAAAAACATACCCCCACAATAA
- a CDS encoding cell division protein ZapA — protein sequence MSSPQSQRVTVELLGKEHEFSCPQGQEHALIAAAQNLNDLVEQMKQRSTVRNEQNALLMAALHLSHELLEVKSQQAKQEQQHDSLIDKLSQHLDP from the coding sequence ATGAGCTCCCCACAAAGTCAGCGAGTCACTGTCGAGCTACTGGGTAAGGAACATGAATTCTCTTGCCCACAAGGGCAAGAGCATGCCCTTATAGCCGCAGCTCAAAATTTAAATGACTTGGTGGAGCAAATGAAACAACGCTCAACAGTTCGTAATGAACAAAACGCTTTGCTAATGGCTGCATTACATTTAAGTCATGAATTGCTTGAAGTGAAATCGCAACAAGCAAAACAAGAACAGCAACATGACAGTTTAATTGATAAACTCAGCCAACATCTCGATCCCTAA
- a CDS encoding DUF904 domain-containing protein, which produces MNNETLSQLEQLIDKLILRNSELESEVKSLQEQTAKLLDENETLQLEVLENEEKQKDASSTLTGLLEKLQSVQQAS; this is translated from the coding sequence ATGAATAACGAAACTCTTTCCCAACTCGAACAACTGATCGACAAATTAATCCTTCGCAACAGTGAACTTGAAAGCGAAGTTAAAAGCTTACAAGAACAAACAGCAAAACTGTTAGATGAAAACGAAACTCTGCAACTTGAAGTTCTCGAAAACGAAGAGAAACAAAAAGATGCTAGCAGTACACTTACCGGTCTGCTTGAGAAATTACAAAGCGTTCAACAGGCTAGCTAA
- a CDS encoding amidohydrolase family protein — MSDKIIDPHVHFFNLTEGQYTWLQGNTPPAWPNLDKIKAQTTAAELKAACPFQLEALVHIEAGFDNQAPVNELNWLSKHLKSMPYKAISFSAINAPSNQFIAAMSALEQPQLAGIRDITEGSDSMRLLDPHCQENLAYLASKHLIFEAQFEIENQQVTEQLLHYCRAIPKLQVVINHLGFINNEQNWLRAIIKLSRCDNIVIKFSGLEFTTLAANKHRWLLDQLLNYFGEHRIMFASNFPVCQINTCYEQCWQHYFSLCKQYNVWQQLSFKNARAIYLID; from the coding sequence ATGAGCGACAAGATTATTGACCCCCATGTGCACTTTTTTAACCTCACTGAGGGTCAATATACTTGGCTTCAAGGCAACACTCCTCCTGCTTGGCCAAACCTCGATAAAATTAAAGCGCAAACAACCGCTGCAGAGCTTAAAGCAGCGTGTCCATTTCAACTAGAAGCACTGGTGCATATTGAAGCAGGCTTCGACAACCAAGCGCCGGTCAATGAGCTTAACTGGCTTAGCAAACACTTGAAAAGTATGCCCTATAAAGCAATTAGCTTTAGCGCCATTAATGCTCCTAGCAATCAGTTTATCGCTGCAATGTCAGCCTTAGAGCAACCTCAACTTGCTGGCATTCGTGATATAACCGAAGGTAGTGACTCAATGCGTTTATTAGACCCGCATTGCCAAGAGAACCTTGCTTATCTTGCTAGTAAACACTTAATATTTGAAGCTCAGTTCGAGATTGAAAATCAACAGGTAACCGAACAGTTACTGCATTACTGTCGTGCTATTCCTAAATTACAGGTGGTTATAAATCATTTAGGCTTTATTAATAATGAGCAAAACTGGCTACGTGCGATTATAAAATTAAGTCGCTGCGATAATATCGTGATTAAGTTTTCTGGTTTAGAATTTACAACGCTCGCGGCCAATAAGCACCGCTGGTTACTGGATCAACTGTTAAACTATTTTGGTGAACATCGAATCATGTTTGCCAGTAACTTCCCTGTATGCCAAATCAATACCTGCTATGAGCAATGTTGGCAGCATTATTTTTCATTGTGTAAACAGTACAATGTATGGCAACAACTCAGTTTTAAAAATGCCCGTGCAATCTATCTAATTGATTAG
- a CDS encoding peptidylprolyl isomerase, with the protein MQISKDAVVEFHYTLSEAGEQIESSKDGEPLSYIHGTEGMLPGLEKALEGKTTGDNFSVTLEPSESYGERVDDLIQRIPLKHLQGNTKVWKPGMTAIVHSNQGRHQVTIVKVGRFNADCDLNHPFAGKTLTFDVEVLNVRQATAEELSHGHVHGEGGCGHSH; encoded by the coding sequence ATGCAAATCAGTAAAGACGCAGTGGTTGAGTTTCACTACACTTTGAGTGAAGCGGGCGAGCAAATTGAATCTAGCAAAGATGGCGAGCCACTTTCATATATCCATGGCACTGAAGGCATGCTTCCGGGTCTTGAAAAAGCGCTTGAAGGAAAAACTACTGGCGATAACTTCAGCGTAACACTTGAGCCTAGCGAATCTTACGGCGAACGCGTTGACGATCTGATCCAACGTATTCCACTTAAGCACTTACAAGGCAACACAAAAGTGTGGAAGCCAGGTATGACTGCTATTGTTCATTCAAACCAAGGTCGTCATCAAGTAACGATCGTTAAAGTAGGTCGTTTCAATGCAGATTGTGACTTAAACCACCCATTTGCTGGTAAAACACTGACTTTTGACGTTGAAGTGCTTAATGTTCGCCAAGCAACAGCCGAAGAGTTATCACACGGTCATGTGCACGGTGAAGGCGGCTGTGGCCACAGCCACTAA
- a CDS encoding paraquat-inducible protein A, which produces MRVFFPIVMIIAALALLIPGVTRPVLTLEGKIDKSKLAKTGIEMIADEGDRNTRSVLMMASSMLGLDKLEGEIDAYKKTRSIWGTVNELANNKNYLVAALVAVFSIVIPTLKLLMQLLYCFLPMNRFKHLLGQLIQGLSKWSMVDVFVIALIVSYLAGNADGQMGELIKMHAELGDGFWYFTGYCLFAIAASSSIKTDKPLSSA; this is translated from the coding sequence ATGCGTGTTTTTTTCCCCATTGTAATGATTATTGCGGCGTTAGCTTTACTTATACCGGGCGTGACGAGGCCAGTTTTAACCTTAGAAGGTAAAATAGATAAATCGAAGCTTGCCAAAACAGGTATTGAAATGATTGCCGATGAAGGCGATCGCAATACCCGTAGCGTGTTAATGATGGCATCAAGCATGTTGGGGCTTGATAAGCTTGAAGGTGAAATAGATGCCTATAAAAAAACACGCAGCATTTGGGGCACCGTAAATGAGCTTGCTAATAACAAAAACTACCTTGTTGCCGCGCTGGTTGCGGTGTTCTCGATTGTTATTCCCACTTTAAAACTCCTGATGCAATTGCTTTATTGTTTCTTACCGATGAATAGATTTAAGCATTTACTCGGTCAACTCATACAAGGCTTAAGTAAATGGAGCATGGTTGATGTGTTTGTGATTGCATTAATCGTGTCTTATTTGGCTGGTAACGCCGATGGACAAATGGGCGAACTGATAAAAATGCATGCCGAGTTAGGCGATGGATTTTGGTATTTTACTGGCTATTGCCTTTTTGCTATTGCTGCTAGCAGTAGCATTAAAACAGATAAACCCTTGTCGAGCGCGTAA
- a CDS encoding LysM peptidoglycan-binding domain-containing protein: MARIKLKYILLLSFIIGLQGCQLTQQDTAQEHSERPAIFSHYEPDLAPQLEVNEFIVATPQIKVSPKEPVPVNNTPLPTARAEELWQHIANNLSLVFQTNAHTTARLKWYLAQPNYLLKVNKRAAPYLYHIVRRVEQQKLPMELALLPFVESDFRPTIRSSEHAVGVWQLVGATAYHFGIQSDQWYDGRQDVLASTDAALAYLRYLHKRFDGNWLHALAAYNSGEGRVKKAIAKNKRLGKKTDYWSLSLPQETADYIPKLMALSYLLKHPELGLKRPRLANKALTTEFNIGQQFDFSVIASLSGVGRKQLHKLNPGYLKNQSSPNGPHTLLLPVEQQTLLQSKLFRNNFAGEYTVQKGDTLYSIATRFGMQVADLKKMNNKSSNLIKIGEQLSLTKPHTMPKSLIVDYDISPYLEQQEDVVSTIAVNYQVKPGDSIWSISQLYDVPHKDVAKWNKLTATSIIKPGTILTLHLPQIMQPEPQASASEVMLSGIESSLKKP, encoded by the coding sequence ATGGCTCGTATAAAATTGAAATACATACTTTTGCTGAGCTTTATTATTGGCTTACAAGGATGCCAACTTACTCAGCAAGACACTGCTCAGGAACACTCAGAGCGGCCAGCTATCTTCAGCCACTATGAACCTGACTTAGCCCCCCAACTCGAAGTAAACGAGTTTATCGTGGCGACGCCCCAAATAAAGGTGTCACCAAAAGAGCCTGTGCCAGTAAATAATACTCCATTACCAACTGCACGTGCCGAAGAGTTATGGCAACACATTGCGAATAATTTAAGCCTTGTTTTCCAAACCAATGCACATACCACCGCTCGTCTTAAATGGTATTTAGCACAACCTAATTACTTACTGAAAGTAAACAAACGTGCTGCACCCTATCTGTATCATATTGTCCGCCGTGTAGAGCAACAAAAGTTACCAATGGAGTTGGCATTATTACCTTTTGTAGAAAGTGACTTCAGGCCTACAATTCGCTCATCAGAACATGCCGTAGGGGTGTGGCAATTAGTTGGAGCAACCGCCTATCACTTTGGCATACAAAGCGATCAATGGTATGACGGTCGTCAAGATGTATTAGCCTCAACTGATGCTGCATTGGCCTATCTACGTTACTTACATAAACGGTTTGATGGTAACTGGCTGCATGCTTTAGCAGCTTACAATAGTGGCGAAGGCAGAGTAAAAAAAGCCATAGCAAAAAACAAACGCTTGGGTAAAAAAACAGATTATTGGTCTCTTTCATTGCCTCAAGAAACTGCCGACTATATCCCAAAGTTAATGGCACTGAGTTATTTACTAAAACATCCTGAACTCGGCCTTAAGCGCCCAAGGCTCGCAAATAAAGCACTGACTACTGAGTTTAATATCGGCCAGCAGTTCGATTTTTCAGTTATTGCTAGTTTGTCAGGGGTGGGGCGTAAACAGCTACACAAATTGAACCCTGGTTATTTAAAAAACCAAAGCTCTCCAAATGGCCCCCATACCTTACTCCTGCCTGTCGAGCAACAAACCTTGTTGCAAAGTAAGCTATTTAGAAATAATTTTGCTGGAGAGTACACGGTACAAAAAGGTGATACGTTATACAGCATCGCCACCCGCTTTGGTATGCAAGTAGCTGATTTAAAAAAGATGAATAACAAGTCTTCGAACTTAATTAAAATTGGCGAGCAGTTGAGTTTAACAAAGCCTCACACCATGCCAAAATCACTCATCGTCGATTACGATATTAGTCCTTACTTAGAGCAACAAGAAGATGTGGTATCAACTATTGCAGTTAATTACCAAGTAAAACCTGGGGACTCTATTTGGAGTATCAGTCAGCTTTACGATGTTCCTCACAAAGATGTTGCAAAGTGGAATAAACTAACCGCCACCAGCATAATTAAACCCGGCACCATACTCACTTTGCACTTGCCACAAATAATGCAGCCCGAGCCGCAAGCATCAGCCAGCGAAGTAATGTTATCTGGTATTGAGAGCTCATTGAAAAAGCCTTGA
- a CDS encoding alkylphosphonate utilization protein yields the protein MSIEQALIERSNNQCELCTNTDNLSVYEVPPVTEAHSDKCIYVCQTCKDQIDNSAELTANHWHCLNDSMWSQTPAVQVVAYRMLKRLAADNGWAQDALDMIYLEEDTLKWAQMALAEEDDIKHIDSNGVVLQAGDTVTLIKDLDVKGSSLVAKRGTAVRNIGLTSNPEHIEGRVEGQRIVILTKYVKK from the coding sequence ATGAGCATTGAACAAGCCCTTATCGAACGCAGTAATAACCAATGTGAACTTTGTACTAATACAGATAACCTATCTGTCTACGAAGTCCCCCCTGTTACAGAGGCTCATTCAGACAAGTGCATTTATGTGTGCCAAACCTGTAAAGACCAAATTGACAATAGCGCAGAGCTAACAGCAAACCATTGGCACTGCCTAAACGATAGCATGTGGAGTCAAACACCCGCTGTGCAAGTTGTAGCTTATCGCATGTTAAAACGCTTAGCTGCGGATAATGGTTGGGCACAAGACGCGCTAGATATGATTTACCTTGAAGAAGATACCCTTAAATGGGCGCAAATGGCCCTTGCCGAAGAAGATGACATTAAACATATCGATAGCAATGGTGTGGTTCTTCAAGCTGGTGACACCGTTACACTGATAAAAGATCTTGACGTAAAAGGCAGTAGCCTAGTTGCAAAACGAGGCACAGCTGTTAGAAATATCGGCCTGACTAGCAACCCTGAACACATCGAAGGACGCGTAGAAGGTCAGCGTATTGTTATTCTCACTAAGTACGTGAAAAAATAA
- a CDS encoding SDR family oxidoreductase — MTNVAIVTGGSKGIGKAIVERLEREAYTVYNLDITPSEGNYRHCDVSDIQQVKSVIADIIAETGRVDALVSNAGRHLSANIENTDEATFDALFALNVKGAYAAIQAVLPSMKSQQGGSIVLVASDQAIIGKPNSFAYNLTKHALASMAKTTALDYAAFNIRANAVCPGTIETPLFHNAIDAYCQQSGANKAEVVAEEAALQPLGRLGQPEEIAALVNFLISPEASFITGSLQSIDGGYTTQ, encoded by the coding sequence ATGACAAACGTTGCAATTGTCACAGGCGGCAGTAAAGGTATTGGCAAAGCGATTGTTGAGCGTTTAGAGCGTGAAGCTTACACCGTTTATAATTTAGATATCACCCCATCTGAGGGCAATTATCGCCACTGTGACGTTAGTGATATTCAGCAGGTGAAGTCGGTTATCGCCGATATCATTGCCGAGACGGGTCGCGTTGATGCCTTAGTATCCAATGCAGGTCGTCATTTGAGTGCCAACATTGAAAACACTGATGAAGCAACGTTTGATGCCCTGTTTGCGCTCAATGTAAAAGGTGCTTATGCTGCAATTCAAGCCGTATTACCTAGCATGAAAAGCCAGCAAGGTGGCAGCATTGTATTGGTTGCTTCTGATCAGGCAATTATTGGCAAACCAAATTCGTTTGCTTATAACCTAACCAAGCATGCACTGGCTTCAATGGCAAAAACCACAGCACTGGATTATGCCGCGTTTAACATTCGTGCTAACGCGGTTTGTCCGGGCACGATAGAAACGCCGCTTTTCCATAATGCGATTGATGCATATTGTCAGCAAAGTGGTGCCAACAAAGCTGAGGTTGTTGCTGAAGAAGCTGCGCTGCAACCTTTAGGTCGCTTAGGGCAACCAGAAGAAATTGCCGCTTTGGTGAACTTTTTAATCAGTCCTGAAGCGAGCTTTATCACTGGTAGCTTGCAAAGCATTGATGGTGGATACACCACACAATGA
- a CDS encoding META domain-containing protein, protein MASDTFSSLKNASICSLMLLGSSVVLTGCGDNSSTQQAEQSTMKNLTTEVTYLDRSMLPPGSVLKVQLADVSKMDAKADVISEQEIELNGAPPYTVALEYDDSKIVDRHRYSVSARIENQGKLLYISTTHNNPFVEDETAEVYKVTVSKVSAKKPDVTLVNTYWKAITINDEAVTVETKEPFIQFKEDGSTNGFLGCNNFSGSYEVSGQTLTFNPLASTEKMCISQMDIEAAMSAALAATAQFTINGEKLILLDDSSEPVATFAATYMN, encoded by the coding sequence ATGGCTTCGGATACCTTCTCATCTTTAAAAAACGCCTCTATTTGTAGTCTTATGCTGTTAGGTAGCAGCGTTGTATTAACGGGTTGTGGGGACAATTCTAGTACCCAACAAGCAGAGCAATCTACAATGAAAAATCTTACTACTGAGGTTACTTACTTAGATCGCAGCATGTTACCACCAGGCTCAGTACTAAAGGTGCAACTTGCTGATGTTTCAAAAATGGACGCAAAAGCTGATGTAATCAGCGAGCAAGAGATTGAACTAAATGGTGCACCACCTTACACTGTGGCTCTTGAATATGATGATAGTAAAATCGTTGATCGTCACCGTTACAGCGTAAGTGCTCGCATCGAAAACCAAGGTAAATTGCTTTATATCAGCACTACTCATAACAATCCATTTGTCGAAGATGAAACTGCTGAGGTTTATAAGGTAACCGTTTCTAAAGTATCTGCTAAAAAACCAGATGTTACTTTGGTAAACACTTACTGGAAAGCTATCACCATTAATGATGAAGCAGTGACGGTCGAAACCAAAGAGCCTTTTATTCAATTCAAAGAAGATGGCTCAACCAATGGTTTCTTGGGCTGCAATAATTTCTCTGGTAGCTATGAAGTCAGTGGCCAAACTCTGACCTTTAACCCATTAGCAAGCACCGAAAAAATGTGTATTTCGCAAATGGATATAGAAGCAGCTATGTCTGCAGCTTTAGCTGCGACTGCTCAATTTACAATAAATGGTGAAAAGCTCATACTGCTTGATGACAGTAGCGAACCTGTTGCTACCTTTGCAGCCACTTATATGAACTAA
- a CDS encoding HDOD domain-containing protein yields MSELSMEGNKSQSMTQYIARQPIFNADRNLYAYELLYRESNDNVFPVGTSDGQATGRLFFNALMLMGLEKLTGFQPAFINLSTDAILDDFPKLLQPTSAVIEIVERATSIPQIIGRVKQLKQDGYLFALDDYDGDDKWQDVLPLMDFIKIEAADPIIKTNMTVKKLKRSYPKAKVIVERVESYEDFQQLKAAGCDLFQGYFFAKPELLRFGNVEPSKVAVLELLSCTAQTALNFDQIQQRVAKDIALTARILRLVNARTSSTQQTIRSISQAVIYLGEDAIRQFVRVLALSELGNDKPQELTKLGLTRAKFISLMLEPAGKELSEQGYLVGLLSVLDAILDVKLDAVVKEFSLGAELTSALVKFDGMQGASLQLVIAMEKEQWQTATKLLKIIRPAANMDIVYRAMYDARAYADNVFDTLASVAD; encoded by the coding sequence ATGTCAGAATTAAGTATGGAAGGTAACAAAAGTCAGAGCATGACGCAGTATATAGCCCGGCAGCCAATATTTAATGCTGACAGAAACCTGTATGCCTATGAGTTATTGTACAGGGAATCAAATGATAATGTCTTTCCGGTGGGGACCAGTGATGGTCAAGCTACAGGTCGATTGTTTTTCAATGCCTTGATGTTGATGGGTTTAGAGAAGCTTACAGGTTTTCAACCAGCATTTATCAACTTATCAACTGACGCTATTTTAGATGACTTTCCAAAGTTGTTGCAGCCAACCAGTGCTGTGATAGAAATTGTCGAGCGTGCGACAAGTATCCCGCAAATTATTGGTCGAGTTAAACAATTAAAGCAAGATGGTTACCTTTTTGCTTTAGACGACTACGACGGTGATGATAAGTGGCAAGATGTATTGCCATTAATGGACTTCATAAAAATAGAGGCTGCTGACCCAATCATTAAAACCAATATGACGGTTAAAAAGCTTAAACGCAGCTACCCAAAAGCAAAAGTTATTGTTGAGAGAGTAGAAAGCTACGAAGATTTTCAACAATTAAAAGCGGCTGGTTGTGATTTATTTCAAGGGTATTTTTTTGCGAAGCCAGAATTGCTAAGGTTTGGTAATGTGGAGCCTTCAAAAGTGGCTGTTCTAGAGTTACTCAGCTGCACTGCTCAAACGGCTCTAAATTTTGACCAAATCCAGCAACGTGTAGCCAAAGATATTGCCTTAACAGCTAGAATCTTAAGGCTGGTAAACGCACGAACCAGCAGTACACAACAGACAATTCGCTCAATTTCGCAGGCGGTTATTTATTTAGGTGAAGATGCAATTAGGCAATTTGTTCGTGTATTAGCACTAAGCGAGTTAGGGAACGATAAACCGCAAGAGTTAACTAAGCTTGGTTTAACTCGCGCTAAATTTATATCACTGATGCTTGAACCTGCGGGTAAAGAGCTTTCGGAGCAAGGTTATTTAGTGGGTCTTTTGTCTGTATTGGACGCTATTTTAGATGTAAAGCTTGATGCGGTTGTTAAAGAGTTCTCGCTTGGAGCAGAACTTACAAGTGCACTGGTTAAGTTTGATGGAATGCAAGGAGCCAGTTTGCAGCTTGTTATAGCTATGGAAAAAGAACAGTGGCAAACAGCAACCAAGTTACTAAAGATAATTCGTCCAGCAGCGAATATGGATATTGTGTATCGTGCAATGTATGACGCTCGTGCTTATGCTGACAATGTGTTTGACACTTTAGCATCGGTTGCAGACTAA
- a CDS encoding MBL fold metallo-hydrolase, giving the protein MRIAAALLFLFTGLNAQANVSWHTITPEIQFLKQQSKLRFYDSNQVLIEGKKCALMVDASGNFAEVESLAKQLKQRLKTPLCYLVASHFHDDHLLGLAVLQAEFPDAKLIVHQQVASEFAAMQQALKDKLDGYEKSIELSYQRLANQPEDQQTIWRDKLTLAKQRLFRWRELSLNPPAISVSKQTSLELGHYPITLTPYRAHTQGDLTITADHGRVLVGADIVDSLPYPGHGELENWLATLKKIHNNTELVTILPGHGEQLNTAELAKPIAFLNAIITLTKAQPDKSVEELIELFPEQIKQQYQLDEIGNRAFTMFLEAGLKKAKLSK; this is encoded by the coding sequence ATGCGAATTGCTGCTGCATTACTTTTTTTATTTACTGGGTTAAACGCACAAGCAAATGTTAGCTGGCATACAATCACGCCTGAAATTCAATTTTTAAAACAACAAAGTAAGTTACGCTTTTATGATTCAAACCAAGTACTCATTGAAGGAAAAAAGTGTGCTTTGATGGTAGATGCAAGCGGTAACTTTGCAGAAGTTGAAAGCCTTGCCAAGCAATTAAAACAACGTTTAAAAACCCCCTTATGTTATCTAGTGGCGAGTCATTTTCACGATGACCACTTGTTAGGGTTAGCCGTATTACAAGCTGAATTTCCTGATGCCAAACTAATTGTACATCAGCAAGTGGCTAGTGAATTTGCAGCAATGCAACAAGCATTAAAAGATAAACTAGATGGTTATGAAAAAAGTATTGAGCTTAGCTACCAACGCTTGGCGAATCAGCCTGAAGATCAGCAAACTATTTGGCGCGACAAATTAACCCTTGCTAAACAACGTTTATTTCGCTGGCGAGAGCTTAGTTTAAACCCACCTGCGATAAGCGTATCAAAGCAGACTAGTCTTGAATTAGGTCACTACCCTATTACATTAACGCCTTATCGGGCTCACACTCAAGGTGACTTAACCATTACCGCTGATCATGGCAGAGTGTTAGTTGGCGCAGATATCGTTGATAGCTTGCCCTACCCTGGTCATGGCGAATTAGAAAACTGGCTAGCAACGCTCAAAAAAATTCACAATAACACTGAGCTCGTGACTATTTTACCCGGCCATGGCGAACAGCTAAATACAGCTGAACTAGCTAAACCAATCGCATTTTTAAACGCAATTATTACCCTTACAAAAGCGCAGCCAGATAAATCGGTTGAGGAGTTAATTGAGCTTTTTCCTGAACAGATCAAACAGCAATATCAGCTTGATGAAATTGGTAATCGGGCATTCACTATGTTTCTAGAAGCTGGACTTAAGAAGGCCAAATTGTCAAAATAG
- the rlmJ gene encoding 23S rRNA (adenine(2030)-N(6))-methyltransferase RlmJ, with protein sequence MLSYRHSFHAGNPADVLKHLVLAEVLKYQTIKDKPLDYVDTHSGAGFFELAGSDAQKTQEYLDGIAKLWHHRSEHAELNDYIELIKLFNENGNLDFYPGSPKIAEHFLRRQDNGWFFELHPRDLQLLQDNMKGKRSIRVRGENGFQGLVGLLPPASRRACVLIDPPYEIKDDYDTVVNTLVKAHKRFATGTYMIWYPVVDRERIDRMEAGLIASGMRNIQLFELATEADTDVHGMTASGMIVINPPWKLKQTMDAVLPELVSLLSDSSGFYRSEQLVEE encoded by the coding sequence ATGCTTAGTTATCGACATTCTTTCCATGCGGGCAATCCTGCCGATGTTTTAAAACACCTTGTTTTAGCTGAAGTACTTAAATACCAAACTATCAAAGATAAGCCACTCGATTATGTGGATACGCATTCTGGTGCAGGTTTTTTTGAACTGGCTGGTAGTGATGCACAAAAAACACAAGAATATTTAGATGGCATCGCCAAGCTTTGGCATCACCGTAGTGAACATGCGGAACTAAATGACTATATTGAGCTTATTAAGTTGTTTAATGAAAATGGTAATTTAGATTTTTACCCAGGCTCACCAAAAATTGCAGAGCACTTCCTGCGCCGCCAAGATAATGGCTGGTTTTTTGAATTACATCCGCGCGACTTACAGCTTTTGCAAGACAACATGAAAGGAAAGCGTTCAATTCGCGTGCGTGGCGAAAATGGTTTTCAAGGCTTGGTAGGCTTGTTACCACCAGCCTCTCGGCGTGCGTGTGTATTGATTGACCCTCCATATGAAATTAAAGATGACTATGACACTGTTGTAAATACGCTTGTCAAAGCACATAAACGTTTCGCAACAGGCACATATATGATTTGGTATCCGGTAGTTGACCGTGAACGAATCGATAGAATGGAAGCAGGATTAATTGCGTCAGGTATGCGCAATATTCAACTTTTCGAATTAGCAACTGAGGCCGATACCGACGTTCATGGCATGACAGCATCGGGTATGATAGTGATCAACCCGCCATGGAAATTAAAGCAAACAATGGATGCGGTATTACCAGAACTTGTCTCATTACTGAGTGATAGCAGTGGTTTTTATCGCAGTGAACAGTTAGTTGAAGAGTAA